In the Pseudanabaena sp. PCC 7367 genome, one interval contains:
- a CDS encoding ATP-dependent Clp protease ATP-binding subunit, which translates to MQPSDPNKFTEKAWEAIVKSQDVARRAQHQQLESEHMLISLLEQRGLATEILTALSVPIARLIKQAEDFLRQQPRVANIEQLYLGRSIETWLDRADQSRQQFGDEFISVEHLLLAWLDDDRFGRRLSRSLNLDQETVEAVIKQMRGNQTVSDQNPEAKYAALEKFGRDLTAQAEEGKLDPVIGRDDEIRRVIQVLSRRTKNNPVLIGEPGVGKTAIAEGLAQRIIRGDVPESLKNRTLFSLDMGALIAGAKYRGEFEDRLKAVLKEVITSEGQIVLFIDELHTVVGAGATQGSMDAGNLLKPLLARGELRCIGATTLDEYRKHIEKDPALERRFQQIVVDQPTVEDTISILRGLNERYEVHHGVNISDSALVAAAVLSNRYISDRFLPDKAIDLVDEAAAKLKMEITSKPIELDEIDRRLMQLQMERLSLKKEETDAIASLDRVEEGGKISYKNKSAQATLERLERINEEITSLQVKQTELSKRWQGEKETIDNLQNLKEQIDHIKLQIEQAERDYDLSSAAELKYGKLTDLEKQLDEAELELSKARSDGYSLFREQVSEDDIAEIVAKWTGIPVKSLLESERQKLLKLESHLHERVIGQEEAVESVSAAIRRARAGMKDPNRPIGSFLFLGPTGVGKTELARALAQFLFDTEDAIVRLDMSEYMEKHSVSRLIGAPPGYVGYEEGGQFSEAVRRHPYCVVLFDEVEKAHPDVFNILLQVLDDGRITDSQGRLIDCKNTVIIMTSNIGSDHILEVAGDDDRYEEMQTLVMTALRKRFRPEFLNRIDDTIIFHALLKSEIRSIADLQIQRLESRLADQKISFVITPEALDYIALAGYDPVFGARPLRRAIQREIENPIATKILEGAFPPGHQIKIAVEDDCLTFK; encoded by the coding sequence ATGCAGCCGTCCGATCCAAACAAATTTACAGAAAAAGCCTGGGAAGCGATCGTTAAATCGCAAGATGTGGCCAGACGTGCCCAGCATCAGCAGCTAGAGTCGGAGCACATGTTGATCTCGCTGCTAGAGCAAAGAGGCTTGGCCACAGAAATATTAACTGCTCTATCGGTGCCGATCGCCCGGCTGATTAAGCAAGCTGAAGATTTTTTGCGCCAACAACCCCGTGTAGCCAACATCGAGCAATTATATTTGGGGCGGAGTATTGAAACCTGGCTCGATCGTGCCGATCAATCCCGTCAACAATTTGGTGATGAATTTATTTCGGTTGAGCATTTGCTGCTTGCCTGGCTCGATGACGATCGCTTTGGTCGCCGCCTCAGTCGTAGTTTGAATCTAGATCAAGAGACCGTCGAAGCAGTAATCAAGCAGATGCGGGGTAATCAAACCGTCTCTGACCAAAACCCCGAAGCCAAATATGCCGCGCTCGAAAAATTTGGCCGCGATCTCACTGCCCAAGCCGAAGAAGGCAAGCTCGACCCGGTAATTGGCCGTGATGATGAGATCAGGCGGGTGATTCAGGTGCTTTCTCGCCGGACTAAAAATAATCCGGTTTTAATTGGTGAGCCAGGAGTCGGTAAAACGGCGATCGCCGAAGGTCTGGCACAGCGGATCATTCGTGGTGATGTACCCGAATCGCTCAAAAACCGTACCCTGTTTAGCCTGGATATGGGCGCATTGATCGCTGGCGCTAAGTATCGCGGTGAGTTTGAAGATCGGCTCAAGGCGGTGCTCAAGGAAGTTATTACCTCTGAGGGGCAGATTGTGCTGTTCATCGACGAATTACATACAGTGGTGGGGGCAGGAGCTACCCAGGGATCGATGGATGCGGGTAATTTGCTCAAGCCTTTGCTAGCCAGAGGTGAACTGCGTTGTATTGGTGCAACCACCCTGGATGAATATCGCAAGCACATTGAAAAAGATCCGGCTCTGGAGCGGAGATTCCAGCAAATTGTGGTCGATCAACCCACCGTTGAAGATACGATCTCGATTTTACGGGGTTTAAATGAGCGCTATGAAGTGCATCATGGCGTTAATATTTCCGACTCCGCCCTGGTGGCAGCGGCAGTGTTATCCAATCGCTATATTAGCGATCGCTTTCTGCCAGACAAAGCGATTGATCTGGTGGATGAAGCGGCAGCCAAGCTCAAAATGGAAATTACCTCCAAACCGATCGAACTGGATGAAATCGATCGCCGTCTGATGCAATTGCAAATGGAGCGCTTGTCGCTCAAAAAAGAAGAAACCGATGCGATCGCCTCCCTCGATCGGGTCGAAGAAGGGGGCAAGATATCTTATAAAAATAAAAGTGCCCAGGCCACCCTGGAGCGCTTGGAGCGGATTAATGAAGAGATTACTAGTTTACAAGTTAAGCAAACGGAATTAAGTAAGCGTTGGCAGGGCGAAAAGGAAACGATCGACAATTTGCAAAACCTGAAGGAGCAGATCGATCATATTAAGCTGCAAATTGAGCAGGCCGAACGCGATTATGACCTCAGTTCAGCGGCAGAACTGAAATATGGCAAGTTAACCGATCTCGAAAAGCAACTGGACGAAGCGGAGCTAGAGCTAAGCAAGGCGAGATCCGATGGCTATAGCCTTTTCCGCGAACAGGTCAGCGAAGATGATATTGCTGAGATCGTGGCCAAATGGACGGGGATTCCGGTTAAGAGCCTATTAGAATCAGAACGCCAGAAATTGCTCAAGCTAGAATCACACCTCCATGAACGGGTGATTGGCCAAGAGGAGGCAGTGGAATCAGTCTCAGCGGCGATCCGCCGTGCCAGAGCAGGCATGAAAGATCCCAATCGACCGATCGGCTCGTTTTTGTTTCTGGGCCCGACTGGAGTTGGTAAAACTGAGCTGGCCAGAGCCCTGGCGCAATTTCTGTTTGATACCGAAGATGCGATCGTGCGACTGGACATGTCTGAATATATGGAGAAGCACTCGGTATCTCGTTTAATTGGTGCGCCACCAGGTTATGTGGGCTATGAAGAAGGGGGGCAATTTTCTGAGGCCGTCCGCCGCCATCCCTATTGTGTGGTGCTGTTTGATGAGGTGGAAAAAGCCCATCCCGATGTGTTTAATATTTTGCTGCAAGTGCTGGATGATGGCCGGATCACCGATAGCCAGGGCAGGCTGATCGATTGCAAAAATACTGTGATCATTATGACCAGTAATATTGGCAGCGATCATATTTTAGAAGTTGCTGGCGACGACGATCGCTATGAGGAAATGCAAACCCTGGTGATGACAGCGTTGCGCAAGCGGTTTCGCCCCGAATTCCTGAATCGGATCGATGACACAATTATTTTCCATGCCTTGCTCAAGTCAGAAATCAGGTCGATCGCTGATCTGCAAATCCAGCGTCTGGAGTCGCGTTTAGCCGATCAAAAAATCAGTTTTGTAATCACACCAGAAGCCCTGGATTATATTGCCCTAGCTGGCTATGATCCTGTGTTTGGTGCCAGGCCGTTGCGTCGAGCAATTCAGCGCGAAATCGAAAACCCGATCGCCACTAAAATCCTGGAGGGTGCTTTTCCACCAGGACACCAGATCAAGATCGCAGTTGAAGACGATTGTTTAACTTTTAAATAG
- a CDS encoding PAS domain-containing sensor histidine kinase, whose product MEKPVNSLLAELNQQVSHILEAQQFSDRLDLSELGDSNVVQELAGSFNQLLASIEQKDKQLHRSEQLFKLISQHTADLIAVVDGEGKRIYNSPSYQSVLGYAPEELIGTDSYTQIHPDDRHKVQQILDQSFASGAGEVLEYRMQHKDGHFICFESTGITLQAESGEVECLVVVAHDISKRRKAERALWDREAFLQILLDNVPQGIFWKDLNSVYRGCNKTFAVLAGLADPQEIIDKTDYDLPWAEDAAENFRELDQKIIASGQPEYHVIHYVVTANQRESWIDTNKLPLRNPDGEIIGVVGTSEDITERTKAELALRESEQRGRILSESAFEGILIQNKCRVLCVNGALLEMLGYQTDEIVGMNTLSLIAPEYRGVFWQGIIWDLEKLHEVDVFRKDGTRFTAEVRSRAIPYQGEYARVLAIRDISDRKRAELELQHANAYLNAVIDNLGDGLLVADAQGNVGRTNPALLEIFDLRREQIAGKDSCIVFGMEINNLVTKTRTAITEIFTAEIQRPDGKIIKAVATAICQAAKSGHQETCIGSVILVRDITAEKEVDQMKTDFITNVSHELRTPLTKILGFIKLINKKLEDHVFPKVIATPAVTAPDQPESKEQRKLNRSVQQVRDNLGIISGQSQHLMAIITDVLDIAQMEAGKLDWQMQPLAIEALIEQIIATKLEQIQAKGLELTQEFAPDLPLVHGDRGRLIQVMNNLLANAIKFTEDGRIIIKVTTDAVGQNVVVSIIDTGVGISSSDRNHLFLKFKQVGDVLTNKPQGTGLGLSISKQIINHHGGKIWVESQLGQGSTFSFSLPVAKISKPSKPSD is encoded by the coding sequence ATGGAAAAGCCTGTTAACTCCCTTCTAGCAGAATTAAATCAGCAAGTTAGCCATATTCTAGAGGCGCAGCAGTTTAGCGATCGACTTGATTTATCTGAGTTAGGTGACTCTAACGTAGTACAAGAGTTGGCAGGATCTTTTAACCAGCTTCTGGCCTCGATCGAGCAGAAAGACAAGCAATTGCACCGCTCTGAGCAGTTATTTAAACTTATTTCCCAACATACGGCCGATTTAATTGCAGTCGTTGATGGCGAGGGCAAGCGCATCTATAACAGCCCGTCGTATCAAAGCGTACTGGGATATGCGCCAGAGGAGCTAATTGGCACAGATTCCTATACCCAAATTCACCCTGACGATCGCCACAAGGTGCAACAGATTCTAGATCAATCTTTTGCTAGTGGTGCTGGTGAGGTGCTTGAATACCGGATGCAGCATAAAGATGGGCATTTTATTTGCTTTGAATCTACAGGGATTACCCTCCAGGCGGAAAGTGGTGAGGTGGAATGCCTGGTAGTAGTGGCTCATGATATTTCTAAACGTCGCAAAGCGGAGCGAGCACTCTGGGATCGGGAAGCTTTCTTGCAGATTTTGCTAGATAATGTGCCCCAGGGGATTTTTTGGAAAGATCTAAATTCAGTCTATCGCGGTTGCAACAAAACTTTTGCGGTTTTGGCTGGCTTGGCTGATCCGCAGGAAATCATTGATAAAACTGACTATGACTTACCCTGGGCAGAGGATGCAGCCGAAAATTTCCGGGAGTTGGATCAAAAGATCATCGCATCGGGACAGCCTGAATATCACGTGATTCATTATGTTGTGACAGCTAATCAGCGCGAATCCTGGATCGATACGAACAAACTACCCCTGCGCAATCCAGACGGAGAAATTATTGGGGTAGTGGGTACCTCTGAAGATATTACGGAACGCACCAAAGCTGAGCTGGCGCTGCGGGAAAGTGAACAACGGGGCAGAATCCTGTCTGAATCAGCGTTTGAAGGAATATTAATTCAAAATAAATGTCGCGTTTTATGTGTCAATGGGGCGCTGCTGGAAATGCTGGGCTACCAAACCGATGAAATTGTCGGCATGAACACCCTGAGTCTGATTGCCCCAGAATACCGTGGTGTCTTTTGGCAAGGAATTATTTGGGATCTCGAAAAATTGCATGAGGTAGATGTTTTTAGAAAAGACGGCACCAGATTTACCGCCGAGGTACGCAGTAGGGCGATCCCCTATCAGGGCGAATATGCGCGGGTATTAGCGATCAGAGATATTAGCGATCGCAAGCGGGCAGAACTAGAACTGCAACATGCCAATGCCTATTTGAATGCGGTAATTGATAACCTCGGCGATGGTTTGCTGGTTGCCGATGCGCAAGGGAATGTGGGGCGGACTAACCCGGCCTTGTTGGAAATTTTTGATTTACGCCGTGAGCAAATTGCGGGCAAGGATAGCTGTATTGTTTTCGGAATGGAAATCAATAACCTGGTAACAAAGACCAGAACCGCGATTACGGAAATATTTACAGCCGAGATTCAACGACCCGATGGCAAGATAATTAAGGCCGTGGCCACGGCGATTTGTCAGGCTGCAAAGAGTGGGCATCAGGAAACCTGCATTGGTTCTGTTATTTTGGTGCGTGATATTACCGCCGAGAAAGAAGTTGATCAGATGAAAACCGACTTCATCACTAATGTTTCCCATGAATTGCGTACCCCGCTCACCAAGATCCTAGGGTTTATCAAACTAATCAACAAAAAGCTGGAGGATCATGTTTTTCCCAAGGTTATAGCCACCCCTGCCGTGACTGCTCCAGATCAGCCCGAAAGTAAGGAACAACGAAAGCTAAATCGATCGGTGCAGCAGGTGCGGGACAACCTGGGCATTATTAGCGGCCAGAGCCAACATTTAATGGCAATTATTACCGATGTATTGGATATTGCCCAAATGGAGGCAGGTAAATTAGATTGGCAGATGCAACCACTTGCAATTGAGGCGCTAATTGAGCAAATTATTGCCACCAAGCTAGAGCAAATTCAAGCCAAGGGTTTAGAACTAACTCAAGAGTTTGCACCAGATTTGCCCTTGGTGCATGGCGATCGTGGCCGCCTCATCCAGGTCATGAATAACTTGCTTGCCAATGCAATTAAATTTACTGAGGATGGCAGGATTATTATCAAAGTAACAACCGATGCGGTGGGGCAAAATGTGGTGGTGAGTATAATTGATACGGGTGTGGGGATAAGTTCTAGCGATCGGAATCATTTGTTCTTGAAGTTTAAACAGGTGGGTGATGTACTCACTAATAAACCCCAGGGGACTGGATTAGGGCTATCGATCTCCAAGCAAATCATTAATCATCACGGCGGCAAGATATGGGTTGAAAGCCAGTTAGGACAGGGCAGCACCTTTTCATTCTCGCTGCCGGTGGCCAAAATCTCGAAACCTAGTAAACCTAGTGATTGA
- a CDS encoding DUF389 domain-containing protein, whose product MYKKPRRYRVRRVRPKKTPGSRVPKDMVEQLVNDLLAESTLDQGYIALIFGSCALATFGLLSNSAAVIIGAMIVAPLMLPIRGIAFGALEGEGKLLREGLKALIVGIVVAIALACLISLSVGLPTYGSEVWARSSPTLLDLGVAVVAGGISGYAKVQPKISSAVAGTAIAVALMPPVCVIGLGLAQGDWELSQGATLLFCTNLFGITLSCMLTFLAAGYTPLSRARRAIAFATASTAVLLFPLLGSLLQLITQSRLEKSVQNALQNRTITFERAQIIESDVNWLANPPEVLLIVSSAVEITPKQVRLLETFIEQEMGRPFRLVLELSQVRRVEREPVARLISIPTYHFWEAISGNQLSNYASELPRFVSSNFELERSQVLATEVDWQAEPPQLKLIINASKPVTAAERSELEQIYTQAMDELFELSFEVQRPELSSSGSNRSILVRGFNFDQVRQKADLEAKLYTSFRELELLLSQGQLINSQIDWSELRPRVLLTVDLAEPITERQSRLYQDFIFRKAKRPINLEIENVARPVDGDRPGDNNNDVGETVGDFLPPNDNLVNPAPDSVPTDPAVPDN is encoded by the coding sequence TTGTACAAAAAACCACGTCGCTATCGGGTACGCCGGGTACGCCCCAAGAAGACTCCAGGCAGCCGCGTTCCCAAAGATATGGTCGAGCAACTGGTCAATGACTTATTAGCCGAGTCAACCCTAGACCAGGGTTATATTGCTTTGATCTTTGGTTCCTGTGCGCTGGCCACCTTTGGCCTGCTTTCCAACAGTGCCGCCGTAATTATTGGTGCAATGATCGTTGCCCCGTTGATGTTGCCAATCCGTGGCATTGCCTTTGGTGCTCTAGAAGGCGAAGGTAAGCTCTTGCGTGAGGGATTAAAAGCACTGATCGTTGGTATTGTTGTGGCGATCGCCCTGGCTTGCTTGATTAGTTTATCGGTCGGTTTGCCCACCTATGGTAGTGAGGTTTGGGCAAGATCCAGCCCTACTTTGTTAGATCTAGGTGTAGCGGTGGTGGCTGGTGGGATTAGTGGCTATGCCAAAGTACAACCTAAAATTTCCAGTGCTGTTGCTGGTACTGCGATCGCCGTTGCCCTGATGCCACCTGTATGTGTGATTGGGCTAGGTTTGGCTCAGGGTGATTGGGAACTCAGCCAAGGCGCAACCTTGCTGTTTTGCACCAATTTATTTGGGATTACTTTGTCCTGTATGCTCACTTTTTTGGCGGCTGGCTACACCCCACTGTCACGGGCAAGACGGGCGATCGCCTTTGCCACTGCTTCTACTGCCGTATTGTTGTTCCCCCTGCTGGGTAGCCTGTTGCAATTGATTACCCAATCGCGGCTGGAAAAAAGTGTGCAAAATGCTCTGCAAAACCGCACGATCACCTTTGAACGCGCGCAAATTATTGAAAGTGATGTTAACTGGCTGGCTAATCCACCGGAGGTACTATTAATCGTTAGCAGCGCCGTTGAAATCACACCAAAACAGGTAAGGCTCTTGGAAACTTTCATTGAGCAGGAAATGGGTAGACCATTCCGCTTGGTCTTAGAGCTTAGCCAGGTGCGACGGGTGGAACGGGAACCAGTGGCACGCTTGATTAGCATCCCAACCTATCATTTCTGGGAGGCAATTAGTGGCAATCAACTCAGCAACTATGCCTCTGAGCTCCCCCGTTTTGTGTCGTCTAATTTTGAACTGGAGCGATCGCAAGTTCTGGCAACAGAAGTTGATTGGCAAGCGGAGCCACCTCAACTTAAATTGATTATTAATGCTAGTAAACCTGTTACCGCAGCGGAGCGATCGGAACTTGAACAAATCTATACCCAGGCCATGGACGAGCTATTTGAACTGAGCTTTGAGGTGCAAAGGCCAGAATTATCTAGCTCAGGCTCTAATCGATCTATTCTGGTGCGAGGCTTTAATTTTGATCAGGTTAGACAAAAAGCAGATCTGGAAGCAAAACTATATACCAGTTTTAGAGAGTTAGAACTACTGCTATCACAGGGGCAATTAATTAACAGTCAAATTGATTGGTCGGAACTCAGGCCAAGGGTTTTACTAACTGTTGATCTAGCTGAGCCAATTACAGAGCGGCAATCTCGACTCTATCAGGATTTTATTTTCCGCAAAGCTAAACGCCCTATTAATCTAGAAATAGAAAATGTAGCCAGGCCTGTCGATGGCGATCGCCCTGGTGATAATAATAATGATGTGGGCGAGACTGTGGGTGATTTTTTGCCCCCCAATGATAACTTGGTCAACCCTGCCCCAGATTCCGTGCCTACCGATCCCGCTGTTCCAGATAACTAA
- a CDS encoding ABC transporter permease has translation MSQTVSTKSTIELNNDRPERSIDPGLFSGEFAQETLAQTKRWFIQLKRRPTTLIVGVAQPLMWLVLFGALFHNIPQEFIGATTYAQFLAAGIIVFTAFSGALNSGLPIIFDREFGFLNRMLVAPLASRFSIVLASAIFIIFMSIVQTVAIVVVSSFMGAGIPNLAGIVVMSLVILLLVLGFTMLSLGVSFAMPGHQELLAFIFLINLPLIFSSTALAPLEFMPRWLQWVASLNPLSFAIAPIRHVYSNASWSWQDVVLAAPWGDLTVLGCMAALAVFATIVGVLIRGVLRRGVT, from the coding sequence ATGAGTCAAACTGTTTCAACTAAATCAACAATAGAGCTAAACAACGATCGCCCAGAGCGATCGATCGATCCGGGTTTGTTTTCCGGTGAATTTGCCCAGGAAACCCTTGCCCAAACCAAACGCTGGTTTATTCAACTCAAACGCCGCCCCACTACTTTAATTGTTGGCGTGGCTCAACCCTTGATGTGGCTGGTTTTATTTGGTGCATTGTTCCATAACATCCCGCAGGAATTTATTGGTGCTACCACCTATGCCCAGTTTCTAGCCGCTGGCATCATTGTGTTCACGGCTTTTAGTGGTGCCTTGAACTCTGGCTTGCCAATTATTTTCGATCGTGAATTTGGTTTTCTCAATCGCATGTTAGTAGCGCCGCTGGCCTCGCGGTTCTCGATCGTGCTGGCTTCTGCCATATTCATTATCTTCATGAGTATTGTGCAGACGGTGGCGATCGTGGTGGTTAGTTCTTTCATGGGCGCAGGCATTCCCAATCTGGCGGGGATTGTGGTGATGTCTTTGGTGATTTTGCTGCTGGTGCTGGGCTTTACCATGCTCAGCCTGGGTGTTTCGTTTGCCATGCCCGGTCATCAGGAATTACTGGCATTTATCTTTTTAATTAATTTGCCATTGATTTTTTCCAGCACCGCCCTAGCACCACTAGAATTTATGCCCAGATGGTTGCAGTGGGTGGCCAGTTTGAATCCACTCTCATTTGCGATCGCGCCAATCCGCCATGTCTATAGCAATGCCAGTTGGTCTTGGCAAGATGTGGTATTGGCTGCACCCTGGGGTGACCTGACCGTGTTGGGTTGTATGGCAGCATTGGCAGTTTTTGCGACGATCGTAGGAGTATTAATTAGAGGTGTCTTACGTCGAGGTGTGACTTAA
- the tsaE gene encoding tRNA (adenosine(37)-N6)-threonylcarbamoyltransferase complex ATPase subunit type 1 TsaE, which yields MSDSALDSHSPQSDPQLTLIAPDLDGTMAIAKTLATLIEPGTVLLLEGNLGSGKTAFVKGLGQGLGIVETITSPTFTLIDEYCVDALNPARMPLYHMDLYRLEPEQVSGLYVQEYWRGIDFPLGVVAIEWAERLDPKPTDYLRIMLQSDPINPDQRQIEFVTKGDRHRHLLKALAQAVVN from the coding sequence ATGTCAGATTCAGCCTTAGATTCCCACTCACCTCAGTCTGATCCGCAACTTACTCTAATTGCCCCAGACCTAGACGGCACTATGGCGATCGCTAAAACCCTGGCTACCCTGATTGAGCCGGGTACAGTTTTGTTGTTGGAGGGCAATCTGGGCAGCGGCAAAACGGCTTTTGTAAAAGGTTTGGGTCAAGGATTGGGGATTGTTGAAACTATTACCAGCCCAACTTTTACCTTGATCGATGAATATTGTGTAGATGCGCTCAATCCCGCCAGGATGCCACTCTATCATATGGATCTCTATCGATTAGAGCCAGAGCAGGTGTCGGGTCTTTATGTGCAAGAATATTGGCGCGGCATTGATTTTCCTTTGGGGGTGGTGGCGATCGAATGGGCTGAGCGTTTAGATCCTAAGCCAACCGATTATTTAAGGATTATGCTGCAAAGTGATCCCATTAATCCAGACCAGCGCCAGATTGAATTTGTGACCAAGGGCGATCGCCACCGTCACTTACTCAAGGCTCTAGCTCAGGCAGTCGTCAATTAG
- a CDS encoding YggT family protein, whose product MDSLAIGSLGLNIFLGLAIFLFVVRIVLTWYPQAQMEQFPYNIVAIPTEPFLALLRKLVPPIGGVDITPVIWVGIFSLLREILLGQQGLLTMLSYN is encoded by the coding sequence TTGGATAGTCTGGCGATCGGCAGTTTGGGTTTAAATATTTTCCTCGGTCTAGCAATCTTCTTGTTTGTGGTGCGGATCGTATTGACCTGGTATCCCCAAGCGCAAATGGAGCAATTTCCCTATAACATCGTGGCGATCCCCACGGAACCATTTTTAGCGCTGCTACGGAAACTGGTGCCGCCGATCGGTGGCGTGGATATTACCCCGGTGATCTGGGTGGGGATATTCAGCTTGCTGCGCGAAATTTTGCTGGGGCAACAGGGCTTGCTAACGATGCTGAGCTATAACTAA
- a CDS encoding serine hydrolase codes for MQSARTGDQGKVKIAQPSLSSNHSAPASKLTRVGLAATVFLGVLGLLPVRTAPNPLVSASDRSIMIGQPTYAIAPPRQPQKNKNQVKSKSPDSSPVISKTDQVATTAEHNPVPNENEAGQLLISMGLSLVTEDTIPNHYQDLISSQLQIFWQRSLLAISSLTQPAKPKLVINTTIPVVHNSVFLNQAVYDWEIGRSGFLIPIAQQSGLSANATITVCRVYGSCRRMNGDRLMPDPASLIKVPVAVALMQKLNEQNIGLSTKIKVDAGNFTEDRLGTISYGQEYTLHTLLTEMIASSSNIATNQLIDYLGSDYINQVLQQRGFADSEVNFKLMGDQIMPANPGKSRNQLTSDELTQMMVQIYRQEHAGDRVLAKSLRLQRDRALGFDGVKKAKAARWVGEKTGQTSKALGTTVALEVKGRPYVITVVDSTGSDAAISQCVTLIANHIADRGHL; via the coding sequence ATGCAATCTGCTAGGACTGGAGATCAAGGCAAGGTAAAAATAGCGCAGCCTTCCCTAAGTTCAAACCACTCAGCACCAGCAAGTAAACTGACCAGGGTGGGACTAGCTGCTACGGTTTTTTTAGGTGTTTTGGGCTTGCTGCCAGTTCGGACAGCACCTAATCCACTGGTCAGTGCAAGCGATCGATCGATCATGATTGGGCAGCCTACCTATGCGATCGCCCCTCCCCGTCAGCCTCAAAAAAACAAAAATCAAGTTAAAAGTAAAAGTCCTGATTCAAGCCCTGTCATCAGCAAGACAGACCAGGTCGCTACTACTGCTGAGCATAATCCTGTCCCCAATGAAAATGAAGCAGGGCAATTGCTGATTAGCATGGGGCTGAGTCTGGTTACCGAAGATACGATCCCTAACCATTATCAAGATTTAATTTCCAGTCAATTACAAATATTCTGGCAGCGATCGCTTTTGGCCATATCCAGCCTGACCCAGCCTGCCAAGCCAAAATTAGTAATCAATACCACGATCCCAGTGGTTCACAATAGCGTTTTTCTTAACCAAGCAGTCTATGACTGGGAAATAGGCCGATCGGGTTTTTTGATCCCGATTGCTCAACAAAGCGGCTTATCTGCCAATGCCACAATTACAGTATGTCGAGTTTATGGCAGTTGTCGCCGTATGAATGGCGATCGGCTGATGCCAGATCCAGCCAGCCTGATCAAAGTACCAGTGGCTGTAGCCCTGATGCAAAAGCTAAATGAGCAGAATATTGGCCTGAGCACCAAAATCAAGGTTGATGCTGGCAACTTCACCGAAGATCGCCTGGGTACAATTTCTTATGGGCAGGAATATACCCTGCATACCCTGCTAACCGAAATGATCGCCAGCAGTAGTAATATTGCCACCAATCAATTAATTGACTATCTCGGCAGTGATTATATTAACCAGGTGTTGCAGCAGCGGGGGTTTGCTGATTCGGAAGTTAACTTCAAACTGATGGGCGATCAGATTATGCCAGCCAATCCTGGCAAAAGTCGCAATCAGCTAACCAGCGATGAACTAACCCAGATGATGGTGCAAATCTATCGCCAAGAACATGCTGGCGATCGGGTGTTGGCTAAGTCATTACGGCTGCAACGCGATCGTGCCTTGGGCTTTGATGGCGTAAAAAAAGCAAAGGCGGCGCGTTGGGTGGGTGAAAAAACTGGCCAAACCTCAAAGGCACTGGGCACTACGGTGGCATTGGAGGTAAAGGGTAGGCCCTATGTAATCACGGTGGTGGACAGTACTGGTAGTGATGCGGCAATTAGCCAATGTGTGACGTTGATTGCTAATCACATCGCCGATCGGGGGCATTTATAG
- the trpC gene encoding indole-3-glycerol phosphate synthase TrpC, translating to MRVRRLNPNQACNQNAYEIASADSTPANILEKIVWHKEREVAQMYAQLPIAQIKAKLIAHQNELPTRDFVAALRQSPTKPALIAEAKKASPSRGLLRPNFDPAAIAQGYAAGGASCMSVLTDAEFFQGSFNNLRLIRNAVDLPLLCKEFIIDPYQIYLARLNGADAVLLIAAILSDRDLADFQTLIRSLGMIALIEVHNSAELQRVLKLPDLALVGINNRDLQTFTVDIKQTELLLAEVESAVKSQILWVSESGIYTNADLKYVRDCGAGAVLVGESLIKQSDLEQAVKDLINK from the coding sequence ATGCGTGTCCGCCGCCTCAACCCCAATCAAGCCTGTAATCAAAACGCTTATGAGATCGCTAGCGCTGATTCTACGCCAGCCAACATCCTAGAGAAAATAGTTTGGCATAAAGAGCGAGAAGTGGCGCAAATGTATGCGCAATTGCCGATCGCCCAAATTAAAGCTAAGCTAATTGCTCATCAAAATGAATTGCCGACCAGGGATTTTGTAGCAGCACTACGCCAGAGCCCCACTAAGCCAGCCCTGATTGCAGAGGCCAAAAAAGCTTCACCTAGTCGTGGCCTGTTGCGCCCTAATTTTGATCCCGCTGCGATCGCCCAGGGCTATGCCGCTGGTGGTGCTAGTTGCATGTCAGTGCTCACCGATGCGGAGTTTTTTCAGGGTAGCTTTAATAATTTGCGCCTGATTCGGAATGCGGTTGATCTGCCATTGCTTTGCAAAGAATTTATTATCGACCCCTATCAAATTTATCTGGCGCGTTTGAATGGGGCGGATGCGGTGTTGTTGATCGCCGCAATTTTGAGCGATCGTGATCTGGCTGATTTCCAAACACTGATTCGATCGCTGGGGATGATCGCCCTGATCGAAGTCCATAACTCAGCGGAACTACAGCGGGTTTTAAAGTTGCCCGATCTGGCATTGGTGGGAATCAATAACCGCGATCTGCAAACCTTTACGGTAGACATCAAACAAACAGAATTACTACTAGCCGAAGTAGAGTCCGCAGTTAAATCCCAGATCCTGTGGGTGAGCGAGTCGGGGATTTATACCAACGCGGATTTAAAGTATGTGCGCGATTGTGGTGCTGGTGCAGTGTTGGTGGGTGAGTCGTTGATTAAGCAATCAGATTTAGAGCAGGCAGTTAAAGATTTGATCAATAAATGA